One genomic window of Halovivax cerinus includes the following:
- a CDS encoding DUF4382 domain-containing protein, whose translation MNRRTFVTATAGGIALTAGCTSSLDGFGGGERGTVRFYVSDEPNRIDDFETLDVTVSAVAFKPAGEDDESGGNESETDGGSDASNESETDDGNESDAPESGRGGWDEYDLDDPTVDLTQLKGPKATVLDELDVPTGEYVAVDMFVADTHAVLTDGTETTLKIPSERLKIRTPFTVAADEELDFVYDIAPKKAGQSGRYILTPVISESGTEAEIEEVDATRSGAENE comes from the coding sequence ATGAACCGACGAACCTTCGTAACCGCGACCGCGGGCGGTATCGCCCTGACAGCCGGCTGTACGAGCTCACTCGACGGATTCGGCGGCGGAGAGCGCGGCACCGTCCGATTCTACGTGAGTGACGAGCCGAATCGCATCGACGACTTCGAGACGCTCGACGTGACGGTCTCCGCGGTCGCGTTCAAGCCCGCGGGCGAAGACGACGAATCGGGCGGCAACGAGTCCGAGACGGACGGCGGGAGCGACGCCAGCAACGAATCGGAGACCGACGATGGAAACGAGTCCGACGCCCCCGAGAGCGGCCGCGGCGGCTGGGACGAGTACGACCTCGACGATCCCACGGTCGACCTCACACAGCTGAAGGGACCGAAGGCCACCGTCCTCGACGAACTCGACGTCCCCACAGGGGAGTACGTCGCGGTCGACATGTTCGTCGCGGACACGCACGCGGTACTCACCGACGGGACCGAGACCACGCTGAAGATCCCCAGCGAGCGACTCAAGATCAGGACGCCGTTCACCGTCGCCGCCGACGAGGAACTCGACTTCGTCTACGACATCGCGCCAAAAAAGGCCGGCCAGAGCGGGAGGTACATCCTGACGCCGGTCATCAGCGAGAGTGGAACCGAGGCCGAGATCGAGGAGGTCGACGCGACGCGGTCGGGCGCGGAGAACGAGTGA